The following are encoded in a window of Ignavibacteriales bacterium genomic DNA:
- a CDS encoding Do family serine endopeptidase: protein MRKKNLIGTASLIIIGIVFGAVLVSGFGWVRPSYGDVKIGADKPPVEQLNADASAFNNAFIQVAEKVTPSIVQITVVSSVKKDQNNPHFFFQLPFGDNNQPQEQQGGGSGIIISDDGYILTNNHVVDEAKQVTVTFHDKRVLDATVIGTDPLTDLAIIKVDAKSLPTAYLGDSDKIKVGQWVMAIGNPLSLASTVTAGIISAKSRNININQDRYAVEDYIQTDAAINPGNSGGALVDLNGAVVGINSAIATNGYSQTYIGYGFAIPINLAKSVANDLIANGKVSRGYIGVQISEVDAATAKAVGLGEPRGVLVQDIVEGGSASKADIKEGDIILKVDQKETNQANELQSYVASKRAGTVVKLIIFRDGKQIERDVTLKARDGDESKAVTASNKLNKGKDVDAKEMSFDNIGLTVRNLTGDEREEYNVKNGLLITSVKNYGKAFNQGLAAGAVIISADKKEMNSVSELKAIYDNKKGDAILLKVVDGKGNSRLVGIDIPK, encoded by the coding sequence ATGCGTAAGAAAAATCTAATAGGCACTGCCTCACTTATTATTATCGGCATTGTTTTCGGTGCCGTACTTGTATCCGGATTCGGCTGGGTCCGACCAAGTTATGGCGATGTAAAAATCGGCGCGGATAAACCGCCGGTTGAACAATTAAATGCAGATGCTTCAGCATTCAATAATGCTTTTATCCAAGTGGCAGAAAAAGTTACTCCATCTATCGTTCAAATAACTGTTGTCTCTTCAGTTAAAAAAGATCAAAACAATCCACATTTCTTTTTTCAATTACCATTTGGAGATAACAATCAACCGCAAGAACAACAGGGCGGGGGTAGCGGTATAATTATATCGGATGACGGATATATCTTGACCAACAATCATGTTGTTGATGAAGCTAAACAAGTTACAGTTACATTTCATGATAAAAGAGTATTGGATGCAACTGTAATAGGTACAGATCCTTTAACAGATTTAGCAATTATTAAAGTTGATGCAAAAAGTTTACCGACTGCTTATTTAGGCGACTCTGATAAAATAAAAGTCGGACAATGGGTTATGGCTATTGGAAATCCGCTTTCTTTAGCTTCAACAGTAACTGCCGGAATTATAAGTGCAAAAAGTAGAAACATAAATATTAATCAAGACAGATATGCAGTTGAAGATTATATACAAACCGATGCCGCTATTAATCCGGGTAACAGCGGAGGAGCTTTAGTTGATTTAAATGGTGCTGTAGTTGGAATAAATTCTGCTATTGCTACTAACGGATATTCTCAGACATATATTGGTTATGGATTTGCAATTCCAATTAACCTTGCTAAGTCAGTTGCAAATGATCTAATCGCAAATGGAAAAGTAAGCCGCGGATATATTGGCGTACAAATCTCTGAAGTTGACGCAGCTACAGCTAAAGCTGTCGGCTTGGGTGAACCACGCGGTGTTCTTGTGCAAGATATTGTTGAAGGCGGTTCTGCATCTAAAGCTGATATTAAAGAAGGCGATATAATTCTTAAGGTTGATCAAAAAGAAACTAACCAAGCAAACGAACTGCAATCTTATGTTGCTTCTAAGAGAGCAGGAACTGTTGTTAAGTTAATAATTTTCCGTGATGGAAAGCAGATCGAGCGGGATGTTACTTTGAAAGCACGCGATGGTGATGAATCGAAGGCCGTTACTGCATCAAATAAACTCAATAAAGGAAAAGATGTTGATGCAAAAGAAATGTCATTTGATAATATCGGTCTTACTGTTAGAAATTTAACCGGTGATGAACGTGAAGAATATAATGTTAAAAACGGTTTATTGATAACTAGTGTTAAAAATTATGGAAAAGCATTTAATCAAGGATTGGCTGCTGGTGCCGTAATAATTTCAGCAGATAAAAAAGAAATGAATTCAGTCTCAGAATTAAAAGCAATTTATGATAACAAGAAAGGAGATGCAATTCTTCTGAAAGTTGTTGATGGTAAAGGCAATTCACGTTTAGTCGGAATTGATATTCCAAAATAA
- the recO gene encoding DNA repair protein RecO → MSDIIKTEAIVLRKINFGDSSRIALFYTKDFGKISGIIKGARSSKSKIGSMVDTINLLQLILYKKDAREVQLISEVDLIKHYSHIKDDFQKLKYATAIIELLTTMTSENEHNIKLFDGTVRILTLMDSIDENPQYLFIKYFFFFLKEIGYEFQIEHCNVCGKKINLGDQASYNYETGLICTECRIDRLTNFNFTEELFELLTCLNSKRNNIKYSEKDLDLIMRMLEKFLMYQLHEFKGLKTFNLN, encoded by the coding sequence ATGTCTGATATAATTAAAACAGAAGCAATTGTACTACGTAAAATAAATTTTGGTGACAGCAGTCGCATCGCACTATTTTACACAAAAGACTTTGGGAAAATATCGGGAATAATTAAAGGAGCGCGTTCTTCAAAATCTAAAATCGGTTCTATGGTTGATACGATTAATCTGCTGCAGCTTATTCTCTATAAAAAAGATGCAAGAGAAGTTCAGCTTATCAGCGAAGTTGATCTAATCAAACATTATTCTCATATAAAAGATGATTTTCAAAAATTAAAATATGCAACAGCTATAATCGAACTTCTCACAACTATGACATCCGAGAATGAACACAACATTAAACTCTTCGATGGAACCGTCCGTATTCTAACATTAATGGATAGCATAGATGAAAATCCACAGTACTTATTTATTAAATATTTTTTCTTTTTCTTAAAGGAAATCGGCTATGAATTCCAGATAGAGCATTGTAATGTATGCGGGAAGAAAATTAATTTAGGCGACCAGGCATCTTACAATTACGAAACCGGGCTAATATGTACAGAATGCCGTATAGATAGATTAACAAATTTTAATTTTACTGAGGAACTTTTTGAATTACTAACTTGTCTAAACAGCAAAAGAAATAACATTAAATATTCAGAAAAAGATCTTGATCTAATTATGAGAATGCTTGAAAAATTTTTAATGTACCAATTACATGAATTCAAAGGATTGAAAACTTTTAATCTGAATTAA
- the mtnA gene encoding S-methyl-5-thioribose-1-phosphate isomerase, giving the protein MKTQRAVEFKNEQLHIINQTKLPLFEEFIITDDYERIATAIERLEVRGAPAIGVAAAYGLALSLKKIPKEKYFTVFEKAYHRLASTRPTAVNLFFALNEIKKVFDEKKNEDDLYNRLISKAVSIHKNDIDLCEGIANNGLGIFTKKSRVLTHCNTGALATGGDGTALNVIRKAFENGLIEHVHVDETRPLLQGSRLTAWELNKLGIPFSINTDSTSAFLMQQNKVDLVIVGADRIAVNGDSANKIGTYNLAVLCYYHKIPFFIAAPTTTIDKDCKSGDEIKIELRNKNELSYFNEKQITKEDYPAYTPAFDITPNKLITAIITERSIHYPPFEFKNV; this is encoded by the coding sequence ATGAAAACACAACGAGCGGTTGAATTTAAGAATGAACAACTTCACATCATAAATCAAACAAAACTTCCTCTGTTTGAAGAATTTATCATTACCGACGATTACGAAAGAATTGCTACAGCAATAGAGCGGTTGGAAGTACGCGGTGCGCCGGCAATTGGAGTTGCAGCCGCTTATGGATTAGCACTTTCCCTAAAGAAAATTCCTAAAGAAAAATATTTTACTGTTTTTGAAAAGGCATATCATAGATTAGCTTCTACACGACCAACAGCAGTAAATCTTTTTTTTGCTCTTAATGAAATTAAAAAAGTATTTGATGAAAAAAAGAATGAAGATGATCTTTATAACCGACTGATTTCAAAAGCTGTTTCTATTCACAAAAATGATATTGATTTGTGTGAAGGAATTGCAAATAATGGATTGGGAATCTTTACTAAAAAAAGCAGAGTGCTAACTCATTGCAACACTGGTGCATTAGCTACAGGGGGAGACGGTACTGCGCTTAATGTAATTCGCAAAGCGTTTGAAAATGGGTTAATAGAACACGTTCATGTTGATGAAACTCGTCCGCTTTTACAAGGATCTCGTTTGACTGCTTGGGAATTAAATAAACTTGGAATTCCATTCTCAATTAATACAGATTCAACTTCAGCTTTTCTTATGCAGCAAAATAAAGTTGATCTGGTTATTGTTGGCGCAGATAGAATTGCCGTTAACGGAGATTCAGCTAACAAAATCGGGACGTATAATCTTGCTGTGCTATGCTACTATCATAAAATTCCTTTCTTTATTGCAGCACCAACGACTACTATAGATAAGGATTGTAAAAGCGGTGATGAGATCAAAATAGAATTACGAAACAAAAATGAACTGAGTTACTTTAATGAGAAGCAAATTACTAAGGAAGATTATCCGGCTTACACTCCTGCTTTTGATATTACACCAAACAAATTGATCACTGCAATCATCACGGAAAGATCCATTCACTATCCACCGTTTGAATTTAAAAATGTCTGA
- a CDS encoding PfkB family carbohydrate kinase — translation MGLLIVGSIGLDDIETPFDKVQNALGGSTTYIALAASYFTGPIEIVGIVGDDFPKEHMKMLEDHNVDLEGLEIVEGAKTFRYGCKYHYDLNVRDSLFTHLNVFEKFNPQLPDKSKKSSYAILGNIAPKLQLSVLDQLQNPKFVVCDTMNFWINGAKEDLLKVLKRVNVLIINDSEARLLSNEPNLIKAAHKIFKMGPEYLIIKKGEHGALLFGAETVFSAPAYPMENIFDPTGAGDAFAGGFTGYLHKNRDFSFDNLKRAVVYGSIMASFCVEKFSTKGLENLSPLEIRNRFIEFRELSSFS, via the coding sequence TTGGGACTATTAATAGTTGGTTCAATTGGGCTAGATGATATCGAAACCCCTTTTGATAAAGTACAAAATGCACTTGGCGGTTCAACAACTTATATAGCACTTGCAGCAAGTTATTTTACGGGACCAATTGAAATAGTTGGTATAGTCGGCGATGATTTTCCGAAAGAACATATGAAAATGCTGGAAGACCATAATGTAGATCTTGAAGGATTGGAAATTGTTGAAGGAGCTAAAACTTTTCGTTACGGATGTAAATATCATTACGATCTAAATGTTCGTGATTCACTTTTTACTCACCTAAATGTTTTTGAAAAATTTAATCCTCAATTACCTGATAAAAGCAAGAAGAGCAGTTATGCAATTCTTGGTAATATTGCACCAAAACTTCAACTAAGTGTTTTAGATCAATTACAAAATCCAAAGTTTGTTGTTTGTGATACAATGAATTTTTGGATCAACGGTGCGAAAGAAGATTTACTTAAAGTACTAAAACGCGTTAATGTTTTAATCATCAATGATTCGGAAGCGAGACTTCTTTCAAATGAACCAAATTTGATAAAAGCCGCTCACAAAATTTTTAAGATGGGTCCAGAGTATTTAATTATAAAAAAAGGGGAACATGGAGCGCTTCTGTTTGGAGCAGAAACTGTTTTCTCAGCACCAGCGTATCCGATGGAAAATATTTTCGATCCAACCGGTGCAGGCGATGCTTTTGCGGGTGGATTTACAGGTTATCTTCATAAGAACAGAGATTTTTCTTTTGATAACTTAAAACGTGCTGTTGTATATGGAAGTATAATGGCATCCTTCTGTGTTGAAAAATTTAGCACAAAAGGTTTGGAAAATCTAAGTCCATTAGAAATTAGAAATCGCTTTATTGAATTTAGAGAGTTATCAAGTTTTAGCTAA
- a CDS encoding NUDIX pyrophosphatase, whose translation MNVSSTLVEAHIFRKIGNDLEFLLLKRASNEKYADVWQMVTGSIESESAHQTAIREIKEETGLTPIKFWVVPNINSFYSPEQDVIIMIPVFAVLVDKNQKVMISEEHSEYKWVIKEEAIKLLAWPGQRKSVEIIYEYFTNQQSFLKFVEIHL comes from the coding sequence ATGAATGTATCATCAACTTTAGTAGAAGCACATATTTTTCGAAAGATTGGAAATGATTTAGAGTTTTTACTTTTGAAAAGAGCTTCGAATGAAAAATACGCCGATGTTTGGCAAATGGTAACCGGTTCAATCGAAAGTGAAAGCGCACACCAAACAGCTATAAGAGAAATTAAAGAAGAGACAGGTTTAACTCCAATAAAATTCTGGGTTGTTCCAAATATTAACTCGTTCTATTCTCCGGAACAAGATGTAATTATTATGATACCGGTTTTTGCAGTTTTAGTTGATAAGAACCAAAAAGTAATGATATCTGAAGAACATTCAGAATATAAATGGGTAATAAAAGAAGAAGCAATAAAACTACTTGCATGGCCCGGTCAGAGAAAATCTGTTGAAATAATCTATGAGTATTTTACGAACCAGCAAAGTTTTCTAAAGTTTGTAGAAATTCATCTTTAG
- a CDS encoding ABC transporter permease: MHFFESIKLAFSSIIANKLRSFLTLLGIAVGLFSIIIVMTAISAIQQSFEDIFNQIGSNNFIVSKWPAIQLGPHDRGRNHNRKNLTIDQGEKLKGMTQLPAAIGIAIGTGGRTIKYNNIKTNPNVSVAGVNKDYFTARELKIGEGRNLSAADYEYSRPTVVIGTDIVDKLFKNISPLGQQIKIDNFNFEVAGVFEKRGSIFGQSQDNFVAIPLGTFEKCFGTERSASIIVMCQNKNLIDATMDEVIGAMRKIRKVGSGQENDFELITNEQLIQQFNDLTKYFKLGAAVIAFISLLAAGVGIMNIMLVSVTERTREIGIRKAIGARKKTILTQFVVEAVSLSWFGGLIGIFFGVLGGNLVALQLGVSIILPVEWIIIGVLVTTFVGVVFGVYPAMKASNLDPIEALRYE, translated from the coding sequence ATGCATTTTTTTGAAAGTATTAAACTCGCATTTAGTTCTATCATAGCAAACAAGCTAAGATCATTTTTAACTTTGCTTGGAATCGCAGTCGGATTGTTTTCAATAATTATTGTAATGACGGCAATCAGTGCAATTCAACAAAGCTTTGAAGATATTTTTAATCAAATCGGTTCGAATAATTTTATAGTTTCAAAATGGCCTGCAATCCAACTTGGTCCGCATGATAGAGGAAGAAACCACAACCGTAAAAATTTAACAATAGATCAAGGTGAAAAATTAAAAGGGATGACACAACTTCCGGCTGCTATCGGAATCGCTATCGGCACTGGTGGCAGAACCATAAAATATAATAATATAAAAACAAACCCGAATGTTAGTGTTGCCGGTGTAAATAAAGATTACTTCACTGCCAGAGAGTTAAAAATTGGTGAAGGAAGAAATTTATCTGCTGCCGATTATGAATATTCTCGACCTACAGTTGTTATCGGGACAGATATAGTTGATAAGCTATTTAAAAATATTTCACCTCTTGGTCAGCAAATCAAAATAGATAATTTCAATTTTGAAGTCGCGGGTGTTTTTGAGAAACGAGGTTCAATTTTTGGTCAATCTCAAGATAATTTTGTTGCTATCCCTTTAGGAACATTTGAAAAATGTTTTGGTACCGAAAGGAGCGCTTCAATTATTGTGATGTGTCAGAATAAAAATTTAATCGATGCAACTATGGATGAAGTAATTGGAGCGATGCGAAAAATCAGAAAAGTTGGGAGCGGACAGGAAAATGATTTTGAACTCATTACAAATGAACAGTTGATACAACAGTTTAATGATCTGACAAAATATTTTAAACTTGGCGCCGCAGTCATTGCTTTTATTTCTTTGCTTGCCGCAGGAGTAGGTATTATGAATATCATGCTTGTCAGTGTAACAGAGCGGACGCGCGAAATTGGAATTAGAAAAGCAATCGGCGCACGAAAGAAAACAATACTAACTCAATTTGTAGTTGAAGCAGTTTCACTTAGCTGGTTCGGCGGTTTAATCGGAATATTTTTTGGTGTTCTTGGCGGGAATTTAGTTGCTTTGCAATTAGGTGTCTCTATTATCTTACCTGTCGAATGGATAATTATTGGTGTGCTTGTAACAACATTTGTCGGAGTAGTATTCGGTGTTTATCCTGCAATGAAGGCTTCCAATCTTGATCCAATTGAAGCTCTCCGTTACGAGTAA
- a CDS encoding ABC transporter permease gives MRANKLRSVLTTLGIIIGIVAVTTMSTAIVGLREAFISSISSFGSDVLYVDKFPWFAMGDWSQYRNRKDITYEQYEKLRSVLKNYEAMAPSKSTFGAGIKRKDKSVQATLVFGTTEDYQKTGNVNPAEGRFLSDLDVKAGRRVCVVGKDIADELFPTESPLNQYIKINNVPMQVIGVLEKQGSGMMGAFSMDGQVIMPLKTFETVISNRHQRLRIDIKIGDVSKLEDAKEEIISAMRVIRKVPLDKPDDFAINQQEALKDMYDKTIGIVAVAGIVITALSLFVGAIGIMNIMFVSVTERTREIGIRKAIGAKTWSILFQFLTEAAILCIMGGIIGLIISFPLSLVINQFLPTTMPLDIVFISLLISALVGVISGFLPAWKASKLNPVDSLRYE, from the coding sequence ATGCGTGCAAACAAACTCCGTTCTGTATTAACAACATTGGGAATCATAATTGGAATTGTTGCCGTAACAACAATGTCAACGGCTATTGTTGGTCTTCGTGAAGCATTCATTAGTTCAATATCATCCTTTGGAAGCGATGTACTTTATGTAGATAAGTTTCCTTGGTTTGCAATGGGTGACTGGAGTCAGTACAGAAACAGAAAAGATATTACTTATGAACAGTATGAAAAACTTCGTTCTGTGCTAAAAAATTATGAAGCAATGGCACCAAGTAAAAGTACGTTTGGTGCTGGAATAAAAAGGAAAGATAAATCTGTTCAAGCAACTTTAGTTTTTGGTACCACAGAAGATTATCAAAAAACCGGCAATGTTAATCCGGCAGAAGGAAGATTTTTAAGTGATCTTGATGTTAAAGCCGGTAGAAGAGTTTGTGTTGTTGGTAAAGATATTGCGGATGAATTATTCCCTACGGAAAGTCCGCTTAATCAATACATAAAAATTAATAATGTCCCGATGCAAGTTATTGGGGTTCTGGAAAAACAAGGCAGCGGTATGATGGGTGCTTTTAGTATGGATGGACAGGTAATTATGCCTTTGAAAACTTTTGAGACAGTTATTAGCAACAGGCATCAAAGATTAAGAATTGATATTAAGATTGGTGATGTTTCAAAACTTGAAGATGCAAAAGAAGAAATTATTTCTGCCATGCGTGTCATCAGAAAAGTTCCTTTGGATAAACCTGATGACTTTGCAATAAATCAACAAGAAGCACTAAAAGATATGTATGATAAAACAATTGGAATTGTTGCTGTAGCCGGAATAGTAATTACAGCTCTTTCGCTTTTTGTCGGAGCTATTGGAATTATGAACATCATGTTTGTTTCCGTAACTGAACGGACAAGAGAAATTGGAATAAGAAAAGCTATCGGTGCAAAAACGTGGTCTATACTTTTTCAATTTTTAACCGAAGCTGCTATACTTTGTATTATGGGCGGAATTATTGGATTAATTATTTCTTTCCCTTTGAGTTTAGTTATTAATCAATTTTTGCCTACAACAATGCCTTTAGATATTGTTTTTATTTCGTTATTAATTTCTGCATTAGTTGGTGTAATATCCGGATTTTTACCGGCTTGGAAAGCTTCAAAACTTAATCCGGTTGATTCATTACGTTATGAGTAA
- a CDS encoding ABC transporter permease translates to MKIIEVVKVSLNSLRTNRLRSSLTILGIVVGIFSIIAISTIIEVLQKSIEQGVSQLGQNTFQIQKFPAFNTGGPSERAKFRNRPDITLDEYYRLKEKLVEAKSVGAEQWNFGKQMKIGNVETNPNIQICGCTIEAFPNNKWNIEDGRAFNDRDIQRYENFIVLGSDVAKKLFPNKNALDNIITLDGHKLTVIGVLESQGAVFGQSQDNIAIVPITTFQNYYGRRSNSVNITVMTYNKESYNDVIEFAEGYFRVVRGLKASEENNFDFFSNESLLTQINGITNGVRIGSIVIAAIALLAAGIGIMNIMLVSVTERTREIGIRKAIGARKFNILVQFLIESVALSLMGGIIGIILGVAVGNLAGSLLKASAVIPIDWVLIGVFLCVLIGVTFGTYPAYKAANLDPIEALRYE, encoded by the coding sequence ATGAAAATTATTGAAGTAGTAAAAGTCTCTTTAAATTCACTTCGTACAAATAGATTACGTTCTTCTTTAACTATTCTTGGAATTGTAGTCGGAATATTTTCAATTATAGCAATCAGTACCATAATTGAAGTTTTGCAGAAAAGTATTGAACAAGGAGTATCACAATTAGGGCAAAATACTTTTCAAATTCAAAAATTCCCGGCATTCAATACTGGCGGACCATCAGAAAGAGCTAAGTTCCGCAACAGACCGGATATCACTTTGGATGAATACTACAGACTAAAAGAAAAACTTGTCGAAGCTAAATCTGTCGGAGCTGAACAATGGAACTTCGGTAAGCAAATGAAAATTGGTAACGTAGAAACAAATCCTAATATTCAAATATGTGGTTGTACAATTGAAGCATTTCCAAATAACAAATGGAATATTGAAGACGGGCGTGCATTTAACGACCGCGACATTCAACGGTATGAAAATTTCATAGTTCTAGGATCTGATGTTGCTAAGAAATTATTTCCAAATAAAAATGCTTTAGATAACATTATTACATTGGATGGACATAAATTAACAGTAATTGGTGTTCTTGAATCTCAAGGTGCTGTATTTGGTCAAAGTCAGGATAATATTGCGATCGTTCCAATTACAACGTTTCAAAATTATTATGGAAGACGAAGTAACAGTGTGAATATTACAGTAATGACTTACAATAAAGAATCCTATAATGATGTTATAGAATTTGCAGAAGGATACTTTAGAGTTGTAAGAGGGTTAAAAGCCAGCGAAGAAAATAATTTTGATTTCTTTTCTAATGAATCACTTTTAACTCAGATAAATGGTATAACAAATGGTGTTCGAATCGGTTCAATAGTTATAGCTGCAATTGCACTTCTTGCTGCCGGTATTGGTATTATGAATATTATGTTAGTATCTGTTACTGAGAGAACAAGAGAGATTGGAATTAGAAAAGCTATTGGTGCAAGAAAGTTTAATATACTAGTTCAATTCTTAATCGAATCAGTTGCATTAAGTTTGATGGGAGGTATAATAGGAATTATCCTTGGGGTGGCTGTCGGAAATTTAGCAGGTTCATTATTAAAAGCATCTGCTGTAATTCCAATTGATTGGGTTCTTATTGGAGTATTTCTTTGTGTGTTAATTGGAGTAACTTTTGGTACTTATCCCGCCTACAAAGCTGCCAATCTTGATCCTATAGAAGCTCTCAGATACGAATAA
- a CDS encoding ABC transporter permease, with amino-acid sequence MNNFLFELKEGLAISLRAIRANKVRAVLTTLGIVIGIASVVIMSTAIKGIDNAFQKGVASLGSDNLYIDKWQWFSNDIPWWEMRNRRNLSLDEYKKYKDLAKLPIATAPTVWSNQTVKYRERSVEFIILQGTNEDYIKTTNLSFSEGRFFNEIESNGGREVVVLGSEVAKKLFPRGGALDQFVKIKGHKFKIVGVLSEQGSWVMGNFNPDNQAFLPIQNVFKYFQNENLRSVTFNVRAENSAMVEAVKEEAVGIMRRVRGLKYNEINDFSINQQEALLKTINQTIGVIQIAGFFITGLSLFVGAIGIMNIMFVSVKERTREIGIRKAIGAKRRTILGQFITEAAIICLIGGMIGLVIAIILSLVINQFLPTSIQADAFILAIVISIITGILSGFAPAYMAAKLDPVEALRYE; translated from the coding sequence ATGAACAACTTTTTATTTGAACTGAAAGAAGGTTTGGCAATTTCTTTACGTGCTATCCGCGCCAATAAAGTTCGTGCTGTCTTAACTACACTCGGAATTGTAATAGGAATTGCTTCAGTTGTTATCATGTCAACCGCAATTAAAGGAATTGACAATGCCTTTCAGAAGGGAGTTGCTTCTCTCGGTTCGGATAATTTATACATTGATAAATGGCAATGGTTCAGCAATGATATTCCTTGGTGGGAAATGAGAAACCGACGTAATCTTTCTTTAGATGAATATAAAAAGTATAAAGACTTAGCTAAATTACCAATAGCCACAGCCCCAACTGTATGGAGTAATCAAACAGTTAAATACAGAGAGAGAAGTGTTGAGTTTATTATCCTTCAAGGTACAAATGAAGATTACATCAAAACAACAAATCTATCTTTTAGTGAAGGAAGATTTTTTAATGAAATAGAAAGCAACGGTGGAAGAGAAGTTGTTGTTCTTGGAAGTGAAGTTGCAAAAAAACTTTTCCCCAGAGGCGGGGCGTTAGATCAGTTTGTCAAAATCAAAGGACATAAATTTAAAATTGTTGGAGTTCTTTCTGAACAAGGAAGTTGGGTTATGGGAAATTTTAATCCTGATAACCAAGCTTTTCTTCCAATACAAAATGTATTTAAGTATTTCCAGAATGAAAATTTAAGAAGTGTTACTTTCAACGTGCGCGCCGAAAATAGTGCCATGGTTGAAGCTGTTAAAGAAGAAGCTGTTGGAATTATGAGAAGAGTCCGCGGATTAAAGTATAACGAGATAAATGATTTTTCTATCAATCAACAAGAAGCGTTATTAAAAACTATCAATCAAACAATTGGAGTAATTCAGATTGCGGGTTTCTTCATTACCGGTTTATCTTTATTTGTTGGTGCAATAGGAATTATGAATATCATGTTTGTTTCTGTTAAAGAAAGAACCCGGGAGATAGGAATTAGAAAAGCTATTGGCGCTAAAAGAAGAACTATCCTTGGTCAGTTCATTACGGAAGCTGCAATTATATGTTTGATAGGAGGTATGATAGGACTGGTAATAGCAATAATACTGAGTTTAGTTATTAATCAATTTCTTCCTACATCAATTCAAGCGGATGCGTTTATTCTTGCAATCGTAATTTCGATAATCACAGGAATACTTTCCGGTTTTGCACCGGCTTATATGGCTGCAAAATTAGATCCGGTAGAAGCTTTGAGGTATGAGTAA
- a CDS encoding ABC transporter ATP-binding protein: MINIEHIAKIYQVGSEEVHALRDVSLKINKNEYVAIMGPSGSGKSTLMNMLGCLDTPTKGIYDFKGNNVSQMNDNELAAIRNKEIGFVFQTFNLLARSDALHNVELPLIYAGVSSSERKERARLALEQVGLSDRIHHKPNELSGGQRQRVSIARALVTKPSIILADEPTGNLDTKTGEDIMALFNDIYELGNTIILVTHEEYIAEHAARIIRLRDGLIEKDEIVTKRFVPKKNGFSKV; the protein is encoded by the coding sequence ATTATAAATATTGAACACATAGCTAAAATATATCAGGTGGGTAGTGAAGAAGTACATGCGCTTAGAGATGTTTCGCTGAAGATAAATAAAAATGAATACGTTGCGATCATGGGTCCGTCGGGTTCCGGTAAGTCAACTTTAATGAATATGCTTGGCTGCTTGGATACTCCCACAAAAGGTATTTATGATTTCAAAGGGAATAATGTTAGTCAGATGAATGATAATGAACTCGCTGCAATCAGAAACAAAGAGATTGGGTTTGTATTTCAAACATTCAATTTATTAGCAAGATCGGATGCCTTACACAACGTTGAACTTCCTTTAATCTATGCTGGAGTTTCATCATCCGAAAGGAAAGAACGTGCACGGCTTGCACTAGAGCAAGTAGGCTTATCCGACCGTATTCATCACAAACCCAATGAACTTTCAGGTGGACAAAGACAACGTGTTTCGATTGCTCGCGCATTAGTCACAAAACCTTCAATTATTCTTGCAGATGAACCAACCGGAAATCTCGATACTAAAACCGGCGAAGACATCATGGCACTTTTCAACGATATCTATGAATTAGGAAACACAATAATTCTAGTGACTCACGAAGAATATATTGCAGAACATGCCGCAAGAATCATCCGATTAAGAGATGGACTAATTGAAAAAGACGAAATAGTAACAAAGAGATTTGTACCGAAGAAAAACGGTTTCTCAAAGGTATAA